The segment CCCTTGACCTGCGGTTCGGGCGGCGTGGCAGGTATGGCGAGGCGTTGAATAGTCTTTCGGAGCGGATTTCCGCGGCTATTCGTTTTGGGGCCTGCCTTGCACCGGCCCTGGAGGGAAGGCTGTCATGCGGTGCTTGTCTCGTGTGCTCGTGTGCGCGTTTCCGATTCTCTGTGCCGCTTTACTCAGCGGATGCCCCAATTTGCCCCCAGCGCACTTCAGCGTAGAGCCGGAAGCCGTCGAGATCATCATCGGCGGGGACGTCTCGCTGTCCGTTACGTCCGATGACTCTGAAGACACGTCTGTACTGTGCGTATCAAGCAACCCAAGGGTGGTTCGGGGGGATTCGACGGCGAAGGCGTATGGACTCGGCCTCGGAACGGCGAAACTGACTGTGAAGGGCACTCACAGCGGCGAGAGCGTGACGATCGACGTGACGGTCGTCGCGCCCCCGGACTTCAACATGAGCCTGCCTGCGGACCCCGCGCTGTGCGAGCCCACTCTGGAATGCACGGCGGCGATGTCTTCAGTGAATTGCACCTTGAACTTCAGCGGGATCGCGGCGGAGATCGTGGCTTACCAGCAGACGCTGTACCATCGTCTCCTGCTGATGGGGGCGGAACGCATCCAGACTCCGGGCATGCCGGAACTGCCGGTCTATACGCTCCACGTGGCCATACCCGTGGACATCAAGACCGGCAAGCGCGCCGCCTGGAATATTACGGTCACGCCGGAGCTGGAACAGACCATCAGCGGCATCCTCGTGTATCCCGCGCAGCCGGCCCCGTGGCTTGAGGATTCCGAGGAATTGAAGGAAGAACAGACGCGCCCGGAATTCGTATACGACAAGATCGTCTACGGGTCTTCGGATCCGTTCCCCGAGTGGACCTATCAGGAGGAAGCATCTCAGGTTGGAAATCTCCATGTCCTGAGCATTCGAGTTTCCCCCATTCGTTTCGTTCCGAAGGCGCGGGAACTTGTGCTGGCGCGCCGCCTGCGGGTCGACGTGAGTTTTTCGGGTATTCCTTCGCCAATGTTGCCGGGAGTACTCGGGGATTTCACGGCAATCCAAGCGCCGGGCGCGGAGGAGTGGCTGGCGAACGAGATGCTGAACCGCGAGATGATTCCCGTGATCACCGCAGACGATCTTTCACGGTCACTCGCTTCAATGGACAGGGTCCTTGTGCACGACGAGGCATTTGAATTGCTCATCATCACCCGGCCCGACCTGTACAGCGAGGCGCGCCGTCTTGCGCTTCACCGTCAGGACACGGGAACCCGGACCTATCTCGCATCGCTGGACGATGACGATTATCCCGATGCGGAATCTATCCGGGAGTTCGTGATTGCGCTTGACGAGTCGAACCGCCTGCCGCTGTACGTGGCGCCGGGCCCCGCGGCGATGTCGGCGATACTGCTCTTCGGCGACGCGGAACTCATCCCGCCGCACCAGGGCATGAACGTGCGGGGCGCGCCAGACCCGACGGGTCTGCTGGACTACGTCGTAACGGTAGGAACAGACCTGCCGTATGCGGCGATTCGCGGGGACGACCAACAGCCCGATGTCGCCATCGGCCGTATTTCCGTGGACACACCGGATGAGGCCGGCGCGGTGGTAGACAAGATTCTGCGCTACGAGCAGCGCCCGGCCGCTGAGATCCCTGGATACGCCGAGACGTACTCCTATTTTGACGACGTGGTCTGGCCAGCGGCGATACTCTTCTCCAGGCTCGAACTGGAACAAGGCAGCACGACGGTCTTCGGCTCGGGCGTTGGCTTCACGGGGATGGTGCTTCCCGGAGACTACCTCCAGGTACTCACAAGCGGGCTTCCGGATCCGCCCTGGATGGAGGT is part of the Candidatus Hydrogenedentota bacterium genome and harbors:
- a CDS encoding C25 family cysteine peptidase; this encodes MRCLSRVLVCAFPILCAALLSGCPNLPPAHFSVEPEAVEIIIGGDVSLSVTSDDSEDTSVLCVSSNPRVVRGDSTAKAYGLGLGTAKLTVKGTHSGESVTIDVTVVAPPDFNMSLPADPALCEPTLECTAAMSSVNCTLNFSGIAAEIVAYQQTLYHRLLLMGAERIQTPGMPELPVYTLHVAIPVDIKTGKRAAWNITVTPELEQTISGILVYPAQPAPWLEDSEELKEEQTRPEFVYDKIVYGSSDPFPEWTYQEEASQVGNLHVLSIRVSPIRFVPKARELVLARRLRVDVSFSGIPSPMLPGVLGDFTAIQAPGAEEWLANEMLNREMIPVITADDLSRSLASMDRVLVHDEAFELLIITRPDLYSEARRLALHRQDTGTRTYLASLDDDDYPDAESIREFVIALDESNRLPLYVAPGPAAMSAILLFGDAELIPPHQGMNVRGAPDPTGLLDYVVTVGTDLPYAAIRGDDQQPDVAIGRISVDTPDEAGAVVDKILRYEQRPAAEIPGYAETYSYFDDVVWPAAILFSRLELEQGSTTVFGSGVGFTGMVLPGDYLQVLTSGLPDPPWMEVASVISDTELALVNPYDRPPNSEGDYGIIGQRDGQDDWEFFVGAERVREFLSDRGVTVRFGYTRSGGPQPVADFYGDPLAPDLAAYGWNAAAADIQANWSEGVEGIIVHTDHGHIFGWGHPAFRAGDPESENPGDIIPMVDPETAWYPIVFSMNCDSGWFDNETDKVRFGFGLTEIPQTGPNAECFCERTLRYPGGGAVALVGACRGGDADANDRLLDGLFAALYPDYAEGSISPWKVRPEFDRLGAAFRWAMFHQRHWLGTDVVRADYNEQIYHLHGDPMLMMRLPGS